From the genome of Acidihalobacter aeolianus:
GACGAGCAGCTGTCCGCCGGCGCCAACGTCCGTGAGGTGATCGAAAGCTGGCTGGAGGACGTCGAACGCAGCTACACGACGGACGAACAGCGACGCAATCACCACGGCGACCAACAAGGCCCGACCGATGCGGGCGAAGTGACGTTTTTCTGATTGCCGCCGCGTCGCGTGAAGGCGACGGGCCGGAACATAGTGCTACCAAACCGGGGGAATGACGCATGCCGAAAACCGTGATGATCGTGGATGACTCCGCCTCTCTGCGCCAGGTGGTGAAAATGGCGCTGGTAGGTGCGGGTTATGAGGTACTGGAAGCCGGCGACGGGCAGGATGCCCTGGACAAGCTCACGGGCAAGAAGGTCCAACTGGTCATCAGCGACGTGAACATGCCGCGGATGGATGGGATCACCTTCGTCAAGCAACTCAAGCAGCGCCCGGAATACCGCTTCGTGCCGGTCATCATGCTCACCACCGAGGGGCAGGACGCGAAGAAGGAAGAAGGGCGTGCTGCGGGCGCCAAGGCCTGGATGGTCAAGCCTTTTCAACCGGCCCAGATGCTGGCGGCCGTATCCAAGCTGGTCGGGCAGTAGCCGCAGCTGGAGGGGGGATCTATGGACATCGTTGCGGAGCGCCAGGGGGATCGGATGCAGCTCAGTCTGATGGGCGATCTCGATATCTACGGCGTCGCTGACATCCACGCGCATCTCGCGAGCGCTCTGGACGAGGCCGCGACGGTGTCGCTGGACCTGTCGCGGGTGGAAAACGTGGATGCCGCCGGCATCCAGCTGCTGATGGCCGTCAAGCGCGAGGCCGGGCATCGCGACAAGACGTTTGCGCTGATCCATCACAGCGCCTGCGTGATCGAGGCCATCGAGCTGTGCCAGCTCGAACGCTTCTTCGGCGATCCCCTGGTACTGCGGCCCGCCGCCGGGAGGCGCACGTGAGCGACGATTTCGATCTCGGCAGCGTGCTCGGCACCTTCCTCGACGAGGCGCGCGAGTTGCTGATGCAGATGGAGACCATCCTGCTGGGTATGGAGTCCGGAGGCGGCGAGGCGGATCCGGAAGAAATCAATGCCCTGTTCCGTGCAGCGCACACCGTCAAGGGGTCCGCGGGGCTGTTCGGGCTGGACGACGTGGTGGCCTTCGGGCACCGGGTCGAGAGCGTGCTCGACCGGGTGCGCGACGGCGAGTTGGCACTCACCCCGGATAGGGTCGGGCTGCTGATCCGCTGCACCGATCATCTCGGCCAGCTGGTGAATTGCGCCGCCGAGGCGCGCGATCCCGACGAGGCCCTGATCGCTCAGGGCAACGAACTCGCTGCGGCGCTGCAGGCCGGCGGCGCGTCTGCCGCGGATCCGGCACCGAAGCCGGAAGCTACCGCCAAACCCGAGTCGCAGGCGGGCGGGCGCAGCGAATCCACGGTTCTGGCCGCGACCGGCACCGCGGTGGAGTCGGCCATCGAGTCATGGACACGCCGTTCGGAGCGCGACGGTTGGCACCTTTCGCTGCGCTTCAGCGAGGAAACCTTCCGCAACGGCATGGACCCGCTGTCGTTCATCCGTTACCTGCAGTCGCTGGGGCAGCTCGTGCGGGTCGAAACGCTGCCGGACCGCATTCCGGAAACGGACTTCGACCCGGAGTCCTGCTATCTGGGCTTCGAGATCCACTTCCTCGGCGAGGTCACCAAACAGGCACTGGAGGACGTATTCGAGTTCGTCCGCGAGGATTGCCAGATCCGCATCCTGCCGACCGCGAGCAAGGTGGAGGAATTCCTGTCGTTGATCCGCTCGCTGCCGGAGGACGATCTGCGTCTCGGCGAGATCCTCGTCAAGGTGGGTACGCTGACCGAGCGCGAACTGCAGGAGGCCCTCGCCGCGCAGGCGCAGTCGGAGAGTCCCGATCCGCTCGGCCGGATCCTGGTCAAAAGCGGCACGGTGCAGCCGCCGGTGGTCGAGGCGGCCCTGACCAAACAGGTCAAGGTGAAGGAGGTCAAGGCGCGCGAGACCCGTTCGGTCAGAGTGCAGGCGGACAAGCTGGATTCGCTCATCGATCTCGTCGGCGAACTCGTGATCGCCAGTTCGGCGGCACGCTCGCTGGGTGCGGTGAATCCCGACTCGGCGCAACACCAGGCCGCGCTCGAAGTGGGGCGCCTGGTCGAACTCATCCGCGAGGGTACGTTGCGTCTGCGCATGGTCGAGATCGGCGAGACCTTCGCGCGCTTCCACCGCATCGTGCGCGACACCGCACGCGAGCTCGGCAAGGAGGTCGCCCTGGAAGTGGAGGGTGGCGATACGGAGCTGGACCGGACCATGGTCGAGAAGATCGCCGACCCGCTGACCCACATGGTGCGTAACGCCATCGATCACGGCATCGAAATGCCGGAGCTGCGTCTGGCGCGCGGCAAAACCGAGAAGGGCACGATCCGCCTAGCCGCGTTTCACGATTCGGGCAACGTGGTCATCGAGGTGGGCGACGACGGCGCCGGACTGGACCCCGAACGCATTCGCAACAAGGCGCTTTCCCGCGATCTGATCGGCGAGGACGACACGCTGTCCCCGCGGGATCTCTATCAGCTGATTTTCGAACCGGGTTTCTCGACGGCGGAACAGGTGAGCAACCTGTCCGGGCGCGGAGTCGGCATGGACGTGGTGAAGAAGACGGTCGAAGGGCTGCGCGGTAGCATCGACATCGACAGCGTGCCCGGCAGCGGGACCTCGGTACGCCTGCGACTGCCGCTCACCCTGGCGATCATCGACGGTTTTCTCCTCGGCGTCGGCGAATCCAAGTTCGTATTGCCGCTGGACCTGGTCGTCGAATGCATCGACCTGCAGCGCGTCGAGGAGCGTGCGGCGCAAGGGACATACGTGCGCGTGCGCGGCGAGGTGATTCCCTATTTGCGCATTGCGGATTTCTTCGGCCTGCAGGCACGCGGACACGGTCGCGAGAGTCTGGTCGTGGTGCAGGGCAGCGGGCGCCGCTTCGGTCTCGTGGTCGACGAACTGCTGGGCGAACTGCAGACGGTGATCAAGCCGCTGGGCGGCCTGTTCGAGCATCTCAAGGGCATCAGCGGCTCGACGATCCTGGGCAGCGGGGAGCTGGCACTGATTATCGACGTGGCGGGCCTGAGCCAGTTGGCAGCCCAACGTGATGAACGAGCGGGACCGCGGCGGGAACAGGCCGCCGGCGGTGAAACGGTGCGCGGCTGAGCGGGCAGATGGCCTGCGCGGGGCGACGAGCGAAACGATAACTACCATTGCGAGATGCGAGTGAGGGGAATATGTCATTCAGAAATTTGAAGATAGGTGTCCGCCTGGGCATCGGTTTCGGGGTGTTGCTGCTCCTGCTGGTCGTGGTGGCGGGCATGGGCGTGCGCGAAATGTCCATGATCAAGCAGGGTACCGACACCATCGCCACCCACGACTGGGTCAAGGCCAAGCTGGTCATGCAGGTCAAGGACGAGATCCTGGAGGACGACGCTGACTTCCAGGCCATGATGCTGACCCAGGATGCAACGAAGCGCGAACAGCTTGCGGCACGCATCAGCACTCACGAGCAGGGCATCGAGACGCGCTTCAAGTCGCTCGACGAGATGGTCGATTCGGCGCAGGGAAGGGCGCTGATGACCGCCACGCGCAGCGACCTGGCCAAGCTCAATGCGGTCAAGAGCGAGGTGGCGCAAACCCTGTCTGCGGGTAATGCGACCAAGGCGGCGAGCGACTTCTCCACGCGCGGTCTGCCGCTGGTCGACAGCCTGCGCAGCAACCTCAACCAATTGGTCACGCTGCAGCAGCAGCATCTGGACAATTCCTACCATGAGGCCAATGTGGTCTACCGGGAATCCCGCATCATGGTGATCAGCATCATCGTGATCGGTTTGCTGATAGGCATCGGTTTCGCCTGGTTTACTACCCGCAGCATCACCCGCCCGATCGGCGAGGCGGTCAATGTCGCCAATCATCTGGCCGACAACGATCTGACCGTCGAGATCGAGGTCACGTCGAACGACGAAACGGGGCATCTCCTGGCGGCCATGCGCACCATGGCGGAAAATCTCGCCGGCATCATCGCCGAGGTGCGCGGTGCCGCCGATTCATTGTCCAGCGCGTCCGAGCAGGTGAGCACCACCGCGCAGGCGGTATCCCAGGCTTCGACCGAGCAGGCCGCGAGCGTCGAGGAGACGACCGCCTCGATGGAGGAAATGGGCGCTTCGGTCACGCAGAATTCGGAGAATGCCAGGGTCACCGACGGCATGGCCGGCGAGGCGGCCACCAAGGCCTCCGACGGCGGGCAGGCGGTGGAGCAGACCGTCAAGGCGATGAAGGACATTGCCGACAAGATCGGCATCGTCGACGACATCGCCTACCAGACCAACCTGCTGGCCCTCAACGCCGCGATCGAGGCCGCGCGTGCCGGCGAGCACGGCAAGGGCTTCGCGGTGGTC
Proteins encoded in this window:
- a CDS encoding STAS domain-containing protein; translation: MDIVAERQGDRMQLSLMGDLDIYGVADIHAHLASALDEAATVSLDLSRVENVDAAGIQLLMAVKREAGHRDKTFALIHHSACVIEAIELCQLERFFGDPLVLRPAAGRRT
- a CDS encoding chemotaxis protein CheA yields the protein MSDDFDLGSVLGTFLDEARELLMQMETILLGMESGGGEADPEEINALFRAAHTVKGSAGLFGLDDVVAFGHRVESVLDRVRDGELALTPDRVGLLIRCTDHLGQLVNCAAEARDPDEALIAQGNELAAALQAGGASAADPAPKPEATAKPESQAGGRSESTVLAATGTAVESAIESWTRRSERDGWHLSLRFSEETFRNGMDPLSFIRYLQSLGQLVRVETLPDRIPETDFDPESCYLGFEIHFLGEVTKQALEDVFEFVREDCQIRILPTASKVEEFLSLIRSLPEDDLRLGEILVKVGTLTERELQEALAAQAQSESPDPLGRILVKSGTVQPPVVEAALTKQVKVKEVKARETRSVRVQADKLDSLIDLVGELVIASSAARSLGAVNPDSAQHQAALEVGRLVELIREGTLRLRMVEIGETFARFHRIVRDTARELGKEVALEVEGGDTELDRTMVEKIADPLTHMVRNAIDHGIEMPELRLARGKTEKGTIRLAAFHDSGNVVIEVGDDGAGLDPERIRNKALSRDLIGEDDTLSPRDLYQLIFEPGFSTAEQVSNLSGRGVGMDVVKKTVEGLRGSIDIDSVPGSGTSVRLRLPLTLAIIDGFLLGVGESKFVLPLDLVVECIDLQRVEERAAQGTYVRVRGEVIPYLRIADFFGLQARGHGRESLVVVQGSGRRFGLVVDELLGELQTVIKPLGGLFEHLKGISGSTILGSGELALIIDVAGLSQLAAQRDERAGPRREQAAGGETVRG
- a CDS encoding response regulator, translating into MPKTVMIVDDSASLRQVVKMALVGAGYEVLEAGDGQDALDKLTGKKVQLVISDVNMPRMDGITFVKQLKQRPEYRFVPVIMLTTEGQDAKKEEGRAAGAKAWMVKPFQPAQMLAAVSKLVGQ
- a CDS encoding methyl-accepting chemotaxis protein; translation: MSFRNLKIGVRLGIGFGVLLLLLVVVAGMGVREMSMIKQGTDTIATHDWVKAKLVMQVKDEILEDDADFQAMMLTQDATKREQLAARISTHEQGIETRFKSLDEMVDSAQGRALMTATRSDLAKLNAVKSEVAQTLSAGNATKAASDFSTRGLPLVDSLRSNLNQLVTLQQQHLDNSYHEANVVYRESRIMVISIIVIGLLIGIGFAWFTTRSITRPIGEAVNVANHLADNDLTVEIEVTSNDETGHLLAAMRTMAENLAGIIAEVRGAADSLSSASEQVSTTAQAVSQASTEQAASVEETTASMEEMGASVTQNSENARVTDGMAGEAATKASDGGQAVEQTVKAMKDIADKIGIVDDIAYQTNLLALNAAIEAARAGEHGKGFAVVAAEVRKLAERSQVAAQEIGELASSSVSLAERAGKLLTEIVPSVRKTSDLVQEIAAASDEQNSGVGQINVAMNQLSQATQQNASASEELAATAEELNGQAEQLQQLMAVFKLRSGRNDADQLRASAHTFTAQTRRKPAAPPASKPKRGEPAADDESGLAEEGEFVRF